Proteins encoded in a region of the Flavobacterium sp. MDT1-60 genome:
- a CDS encoding carbohydrate-binding family 9-like protein gives MLLKFRWLTIALGVFSISGYSQPKKDVVPKTYVAAKTSTPIVIDGEERDASWNKVEWTALFEDIENDIKPKYATKVKMLWDETNFYILAKMEEPHVWANLKQRDTIIFYNNDFEVFIDPDSDTFNYYELEINALNTAWDLFLTKPYREDDKVVLNDWNIPGLKSAVKINGTLNNPNDTDEGWILEMAIPWASYKTSYFDQNVPVDKFWRVNFSRVNWQHDIKNGSYERKKDTGGKFLPEYNWVWSPMGVINMHEPEKWGYVYFSSKEGKDSFAIPKDEKVKWELYTLYRAQKEYHGKHKTWAKSVTDLTKKPIVVDGKVLKPVLENHASGFNISVKSPFSNNTLIIEEDGKIISK, from the coding sequence ATGCTTTTAAAATTTAGATGGTTAACGATTGCTTTAGGTGTTTTTTCGATAAGTGGCTATTCACAACCGAAAAAGGATGTTGTACCAAAAACGTATGTAGCTGCTAAAACTTCAACTCCAATTGTAATTGATGGAGAGGAAAGGGATGCTTCGTGGAATAAAGTAGAATGGACTGCTCTTTTTGAAGATATTGAGAATGATATAAAACCAAAATATGCAACCAAAGTAAAAATGCTTTGGGACGAAACCAACTTTTACATACTGGCAAAAATGGAAGAACCGCACGTTTGGGCTAATCTAAAACAACGTGATACCATTATTTTTTATAACAATGATTTTGAAGTTTTCATAGATCCCGACAGCGATACTTTTAACTATTATGAATTAGAAATTAATGCTTTAAATACAGCTTGGGATCTATTTTTAACAAAACCGTATAGAGAAGATGATAAAGTTGTTTTAAATGACTGGAATATTCCGGGTTTAAAATCGGCTGTAAAAATCAACGGAACTTTAAATAACCCAAATGATACTGATGAAGGCTGGATTTTAGAAATGGCTATTCCTTGGGCATCTTATAAAACATCTTATTTCGATCAAAATGTTCCTGTAGACAAATTCTGGAGAGTTAATTTCTCAAGAGTAAACTGGCAGCACGATATTAAAAATGGCAGTTATGAACGTAAGAAAGATACTGGCGGAAAATTTCTTCCGGAATACAATTGGGTGTGGTCGCCAATGGGCGTAATCAACATGCATGAACCTGAAAAATGGGGCTATGTTTATTTTTCTTCTAAAGAAGGAAAAGACAGTTTTGCAATTCCGAAGGATGAAAAAGTAAAATGGGAATTGTACACACTTTACCGCGCGCAGAAAGAATATCACGGAAAGCATAAAACCTGGGCAAAATCGGTAACAGATCTTACTAAAAAACCGATTGTTGTTGATGGAAAAGTATTAAAACCAGTACTTGAAAATCATGCCTCCGGATTTAATATTTCAGTAAAAAGTCCCTTTTCTAATAACACTTTAATTATAGAAGAAGACGGCAAAATAATATCAAAATAA
- a CDS encoding LytTR family DNA-binding domain-containing protein gives MRINCLIIDDEPLAINVIKNYLEPIENFEVINTFSNAIEGLNFLKNNNVDVIFLDINMPVLDGINFIKSLENPPLLIITSAYSQFAIETYELDVLDYLVKPIEFPRLMKALNKVSKRLENKNNISPESSPESPFIFVKIDKKRMKKIFFNEILVIESLKDYLKINTLTGKYIIHSTLSDFTDLLPERNFLRIHRSYTIAIDKIDAVEGNSIEIEGLRYVIGRSYMDHVKQRILNSSI, from the coding sequence ATGAGAATAAATTGTTTAATCATAGATGATGAGCCATTGGCAATTAATGTCATTAAAAATTATTTAGAGCCAATTGAAAATTTTGAGGTAATAAATACTTTTAGTAATGCGATAGAAGGTTTGAATTTTTTGAAAAACAACAATGTTGATGTCATTTTTCTGGACATCAACATGCCGGTTCTTGATGGCATCAATTTTATAAAAAGTCTTGAAAATCCACCGCTACTTATTATTACAAGTGCTTACAGCCAATTTGCTATTGAAACTTACGAATTAGATGTTTTAGATTATCTGGTAAAACCGATCGAATTTCCAAGATTAATGAAAGCTTTAAATAAAGTAAGTAAAAGGCTTGAAAATAAAAACAATATCTCGCCGGAAAGTAGCCCGGAAAGCCCTTTTATTTTTGTAAAGATTGATAAGAAAAGAATGAAGAAAATTTTCTTTAATGAAATTTTGGTCATTGAAAGCTTAAAAGACTATTTAAAGATAAACACCCTAACAGGTAAATATATTATTCACAGCACCTTATCTGATTTCACCGATTTACTTCCCGAAAGAAATTTTTTAAGAATCCACAGATCGTACACCATTGCCATTGACAAAATCGACGCCGTTGAAGGAAACAGCATTGAAATTGAAGGCCTAAGATATGTAATTGGAAGATCGTACATGGATCATGTGAAGCAAAGAATTTTGAATTCTTCGATTTAG
- a CDS encoding TonB-dependent siderophore receptor gives MFANATFNNFVSNDEDTYSAYVSDVLNVTDKLLVMGGVRIDKYENHGTYYPSKDSIAGNYNQTAVSPKFGVVYQIVKDKVAAFGNYMNGFSNVSGSDFDGNTFKPNQANQWEGGFKFDLNKISATLSYYDIAVTNITRDDPDHANFSIQDGTQVSKGFEAELIANPISGLNIVAGYTYNDSKYEKSNASVQGLRPTTAGSPRTANLWASYRLVTGSAQGLGIGFGGIYGSEYYQTNTTTFKFSIPSYTVLDASLFYDQPKYRIGLKIDNLTNEKYWSYRLAAQNPTRVTANVTFKF, from the coding sequence ATGTTTGCAAATGCTACTTTTAATAATTTTGTTTCAAATGATGAAGATACTTATAGCGCTTATGTTTCTGATGTTTTAAATGTAACGGACAAATTATTAGTAATGGGCGGTGTTCGTATTGATAAATATGAGAATCATGGAACGTATTATCCTAGTAAAGATTCGATAGCAGGAAATTACAATCAAACTGCGGTATCACCGAAATTTGGGGTAGTTTACCAAATTGTGAAAGATAAAGTTGCTGCTTTTGGTAATTACATGAATGGTTTTAGTAACGTTTCAGGTTCAGATTTTGATGGTAATACTTTCAAACCAAATCAAGCTAATCAATGGGAAGGTGGTTTTAAATTTGATCTTAATAAAATATCAGCAACTTTAAGTTATTATGACATTGCTGTGACAAATATAACACGTGATGACCCGGATCATGCTAATTTTTCAATTCAGGATGGAACGCAGGTGAGTAAAGGTTTTGAGGCCGAATTGATTGCCAATCCAATTTCAGGATTAAATATTGTGGCAGGTTATACTTATAATGACAGTAAATACGAAAAGAGTAATGCAAGTGTTCAGGGGCTAAGGCCAACTACCGCAGGATCGCCGAGAACTGCCAATTTATGGGCAAGTTACAGATTGGTTACAGGTAGTGCACAAGGTTTAGGAATTGGTTTTGGAGGTATCTACGGAAGTGAATATTATCAGACAAATACAACAACTTTCAAATTCTCAATTCCGTCTTATACCGTTTTAGATGCTTCTCTTTTTTACGATCAGCCAAAATACAGAATTGGTCTTAAAATTGACAACTTAACTAATGAAAAATATTGGTCATACAGGCTTGCAGCCCAAAATCCAACCCGTGTTACTGCAAATGTGACATTTAAGTTTTAA
- the nagB gene encoding glucosamine-6-phosphate deaminase, with the protein MIKETINFKEAGKFEETRFEKIHNVIFESSQEASILVAQEIANIIQRKEELNEPCVLGLATGSSPVKVYEELVRLHKEEGLSFANVVTFNLDEYYPMDKNNIQSYWHFMHEHLFDHVNILPQNVNIPDGNVSSEDLQQYCIDYEMKIKDYGGLDFQLLGIGRTGHIGFNEPGSHINSGTRSITLDHLTRVDAASSFLGIDNVPRKAITMGIGTVKNAKRIVLLGWGISKAEIIKKTIEGEISSRVPATYLQQHNNTTFVLDTEASSELTRVKTPWLVKSVIWTEELKLKAVAWLSELTKKPFLKLTDKDYNDNGMSSVLTEEGTAYHLNIKMFNKMQQTITGWPGGKPNADDTYRPERATPERKRIIIFSPHPDDDVISMGGTFDRLVEQGHDVHIAYQTSGNIAVSNEEALKFAEISKALNSNSVESENIINFLKSKKSNDIDSLEVRKLKGLIRRSESLAATRYLGLPDSNVNFLDLPFYETGTVKKNNLGEADIEIMCDIIERIKPHQIYAAGDLADPHGTHKVCLDSLFEALKRLKHNSYMDDCWVWLYRGAWHEWESYQIEMAVPMSPDQVLKKRHAIFYHQSQKDGVMFQGDDSREFWVRVEDRNRLTAEKYHALGLADYSAIEAFKRYYF; encoded by the coding sequence ATGATTAAAGAAACCATCAATTTTAAAGAAGCAGGAAAGTTTGAAGAAACCCGTTTTGAGAAGATTCATAATGTAATTTTTGAATCGTCTCAGGAAGCTTCGATATTAGTAGCTCAGGAGATTGCCAATATAATTCAGAGAAAAGAAGAACTAAATGAACCTTGTGTTTTAGGTTTGGCAACAGGATCTTCTCCTGTAAAAGTATACGAAGAATTAGTACGACTTCATAAAGAAGAAGGTTTGAGTTTTGCGAATGTGGTCACTTTCAATTTAGATGAATATTATCCGATGGATAAAAATAATATTCAGAGTTACTGGCACTTTATGCATGAACATCTTTTTGATCATGTCAATATATTACCTCAAAATGTTAATATTCCGGACGGAAATGTTAGCAGTGAAGATCTTCAGCAATATTGCATTGATTACGAAATGAAGATTAAAGATTACGGTGGACTTGATTTTCAGCTTTTGGGAATTGGAAGAACAGGTCACATTGGTTTCAATGAGCCGGGATCTCACATAAATTCAGGAACCAGAAGTATTACGCTTGATCATCTAACCCGTGTTGATGCGGCTTCTTCATTTTTAGGTATAGATAATGTCCCAAGAAAAGCCATTACAATGGGAATTGGGACCGTAAAAAATGCTAAAAGAATTGTATTGCTAGGATGGGGAATCAGCAAAGCAGAAATTATAAAAAAGACAATTGAAGGTGAAATCTCATCTCGTGTTCCGGCAACTTATTTACAACAACATAATAACACAACATTTGTTTTAGATACAGAAGCTTCATCAGAATTAACCAGAGTAAAAACGCCCTGGTTAGTAAAATCTGTAATCTGGACAGAAGAATTAAAATTAAAAGCCGTTGCCTGGTTGAGCGAATTGACCAAAAAACCTTTCCTTAAACTGACCGACAAAGATTATAACGATAACGGAATGTCGAGCGTGTTAACCGAAGAAGGAACTGCGTATCATTTAAACATTAAAATGTTTAATAAAATGCAGCAAACTATCACAGGCTGGCCAGGTGGAAAACCAAACGCAGATGATACTTACAGACCAGAACGTGCAACACCTGAGAGAAAAAGAATTATCATTTTTAGTCCACATCCGGATGATGATGTTATATCAATGGGAGGAACTTTCGACCGACTTGTAGAACAAGGTCACGATGTTCATATCGCTTATCAGACGTCTGGAAATATTGCCGTTTCGAATGAAGAGGCTTTAAAATTTGCGGAGATTTCGAAAGCATTAAATAGCAATTCAGTTGAATCTGAGAATATTATCAACTTTTTGAAAAGCAAGAAAAGTAATGATATTGATTCATTAGAAGTGAGAAAATTAAAAGGTTTGATCAGAAGAAGTGAATCTTTAGCCGCAACCCGCTATTTAGGATTACCGGATTCAAATGTAAATTTCCTTGATCTTCCTTTTTATGAAACCGGAACAGTAAAGAAGAACAATCTTGGCGAAGCGGATATCGAAATTATGTGTGATATAATCGAAAGAATTAAACCACACCAAATTTATGCAGCCGGAGATTTAGCAGACCCGCACGGAACGCATAAAGTGTGTCTGGATAGTTTGTTTGAAGCTTTAAAAAGACTAAAACACAACAGTTATATGGATGATTGCTGGGTTTGGTTATACAGAGGGGCTTGGCATGAATGGGAGTCATACCAAATTGAAATGGCAGTACCGATGAGTCCTGATCAGGTTCTTAAGAAACGTCACGCTATTTTCTATCACCAGTCACAAAAAGACGGCGTTATGTTCCAGGGAGATGACAGTAGAGAATTCTGGGTACGAGTAGAAGACAGAAACAGATTAACAGCAGAAAAATATCACGCTTTAGGATTAGCAGATTATTCGGCTATCGAAGCCTTTAAACGTTATTATTTCTAG
- a CDS encoding glycoside hydrolase family 130 protein, whose translation MSTIPWQDRPVNSNDVMWRYSENPIIERYAIPSSNSIFNSAVVPFGDGFAGVFRCDNKAVQMNIFAGFSKNGIDWDINHEPIVMQSGNTEMIESAYKYDPRVVFIEDRYWITWCNGYNGPTIGIGYTFDFKEFFQCENAFLPFNRNGVLFPQKINGKYAMLSRPSDNGHTPFGDIWISYSPDMKYWGEHRLVMKPTPFEDSAWQCTKVGAGPIPILTEDGWLMIYHGVINTCNGFRYAMGSALLDVNSPDKVKYRTQPYLLGPAELYEMVGDVPNVVFPCAALHDTEEDKLAVYYGAADTVVAIAFGKLSEVVQFTKDNSL comes from the coding sequence ATGAGTACAATTCCTTGGCAAGACAGACCCGTAAATAGTAATGATGTAATGTGGAGATATTCTGAAAATCCTATTATAGAAAGATATGCTATACCATCGTCAAACAGTATTTTTAACAGTGCTGTTGTTCCATTTGGCGATGGCTTTGCGGGCGTTTTTAGATGTGATAACAAAGCGGTTCAAATGAATATTTTTGCTGGTTTCAGTAAAAACGGAATCGATTGGGACATTAATCACGAACCAATTGTAATGCAGTCCGGTAATACTGAAATGATCGAATCGGCATACAAATATGATCCTCGTGTGGTTTTTATCGAAGATCGTTACTGGATTACATGGTGTAATGGATACAACGGACCAACAATCGGAATTGGATATACTTTTGACTTCAAAGAATTTTTCCAATGTGAAAATGCCTTTTTGCCTTTCAACAGAAATGGTGTTTTGTTTCCACAGAAAATTAACGGAAAATACGCAATGTTAAGCCGTCCAAGTGATAATGGTCATACACCTTTTGGAGATATTTGGATCAGTTACAGCCCGGATATGAAATATTGGGGAGAACACCGTTTGGTGATGAAGCCAACTCCGTTTGAAGATAGTGCGTGGCAATGTACAAAAGTAGGAGCAGGACCAATCCCGATTCTTACAGAGGATGGCTGGCTAATGATTTATCATGGAGTTATTAATACTTGCAACGGTTTCCGTTATGCAATGGGATCGGCGCTTTTAGATGTCAATTCTCCGGATAAAGTAAAATACAGAACACAACCTTATTTATTAGGACCTGCGGAACTTTATGAAATGGTTGGAGATGTACCAAATGTAGTATTTCCTTGTGCTGCTTTGCACGATACAGAAGAAGATAAATTAGCTGTTTATTATGGTGCTGCTGATACAGTTGTGGCTATCGCATTTGGTAAATTAAGCGAAGTGGTGCAGTTTACAAAAGATAACAGTTTATAG
- a CDS encoding sensor histidine kinase codes for MNFNSGKLYRIPLRYHVFFWLTYFLFNTFRWGSYFNDYWYSLKTNLLGFPIHMTLCYLNILIFMPYLVYRKKYFLYVVAILSSIFLMVILKYNLTYLLIAHNVWPEGPEVISKLTLNYSIEMMMGELYVITFVAAIKITYDLLKEQKRVTDLEKSQLETELLFLKSQISPHFFFNTLNNIYSLAVEKSNKTPKVVIKLSELMRYMLYDTKSKRQTLENEILCIQNYLDLERIRNDDRLEINMSISGDIHDKEIAPIILLTFIENAFKHGVNKNTGKVIININFKVKGDYLHFTIFNPMPEITQHTDNFNQSSGIGIENVKKRLELGYNKNEYKLSFKNKKNIFVVKLKIKVA; via the coding sequence ATGAATTTCAATTCTGGCAAACTTTATCGTATACCGTTGCGTTATCATGTCTTTTTTTGGCTTACCTACTTTTTATTTAATACTTTTCGCTGGGGAAGCTATTTCAATGATTACTGGTATTCCTTAAAAACAAATTTACTGGGTTTTCCTATTCATATGACTTTATGTTATCTGAATATTTTGATTTTTATGCCTTATCTGGTTTATAGAAAAAAGTATTTTCTGTATGTAGTTGCGATTCTATCCTCTATTTTTTTAATGGTGATTCTAAAATACAACCTTACGTACTTATTAATAGCGCATAATGTTTGGCCTGAAGGACCAGAAGTCATAAGCAAACTGACACTCAATTACAGCATTGAGATGATGATGGGAGAATTGTATGTAATCACTTTTGTGGCAGCAATTAAAATCACCTATGATCTTTTAAAAGAACAAAAAAGAGTTACGGATCTTGAAAAATCGCAACTGGAAACAGAATTGCTTTTTTTGAAATCTCAAATTTCTCCGCATTTTTTCTTTAATACGCTGAATAACATCTATTCTTTAGCTGTTGAGAAATCAAACAAAACGCCAAAAGTTGTCATAAAACTTTCTGAATTAATGCGTTATATGTTGTATGATACCAAAAGTAAAAGACAAACTTTAGAAAATGAAATATTGTGTATTCAGAATTATCTGGATCTCGAAAGGATTAGAAATGATGATCGATTAGAAATAAACATGTCAATTTCCGGTGATATCCATGATAAGGAAATTGCTCCAATAATATTATTGACCTTTATTGAAAATGCCTTTAAACATGGTGTCAACAAAAACACGGGTAAAGTTATAATTAATATTAACTTCAAAGTAAAAGGCGATTATCTGCATTTTACAATTTTCAACCCAATGCCAGAAATTACGCAACATACAGACAATTTTAACCAGTCAAGTGGCATAGGAATTGAAAATGTCAAAAAAAGACTGGAATTAGGTTATAATAAAAATGAATACAAACTTTCTTTTAAAAATAAAAAGAATATTTTTGTCGTGAAGCTTAAAATTAAAGTCGCTTAA
- a CDS encoding TonB-dependent receptor, whose protein sequence is MKVLLQLIFDFIKSSNKKIADLPETSALVLLMFLLFNAGSIQAQALSTGSISGSVITNDGNASQGVIVKLIEANKNAVTNSAGNFEFKKVPFGKYTLEVTMSGYESSTETVEITEQNPSVSIDIKVNSSVQNLEDVVIRTGGNRFAKKESFDVAKMPLKNIENSQVYIVVSKELMKEQVVTDYNSAFKNVPGAGIAEVRNQGRTTSISRGFPTPQVVRNGVGSFTYTTIDPSNLERIEVIKGPSATLFGSTLSSFGGLFNRVTKKPFDTFKGEVSYSAASWDLNRLTFDINTPLTKTKQLCLESTRLCTVKEAFRMQDSIKTFQLRQVSPMKSMID, encoded by the coding sequence ATGAAAGTACTATTACAATTAATTTTCGATTTTATAAAATCTTCCAATAAAAAAATAGCAGATTTACCAGAAACATCAGCACTAGTATTGCTGATGTTTTTATTATTTAATGCCGGATCTATTCAGGCTCAGGCATTATCTACGGGATCAATTTCCGGTAGTGTAATTACAAATGACGGAAATGCCAGCCAGGGTGTAATTGTGAAATTAATAGAAGCAAATAAAAACGCAGTAACAAACTCTGCGGGTAATTTTGAGTTTAAAAAAGTTCCTTTTGGAAAATATACTTTAGAAGTTACGATGTCAGGTTATGAATCTTCTACCGAAACTGTTGAGATTACAGAGCAGAATCCATCAGTTTCAATCGACATCAAAGTAAATTCATCTGTTCAGAATCTTGAAGATGTTGTAATCCGTACAGGAGGAAATCGTTTTGCCAAAAAAGAAAGTTTTGACGTTGCTAAAATGCCTTTAAAGAACATCGAAAACTCACAGGTTTATATCGTCGTAAGTAAGGAATTAATGAAAGAGCAGGTAGTAACAGACTATAATAGTGCTTTTAAAAATGTTCCGGGAGCCGGTATTGCAGAAGTGAGAAACCAGGGACGTACCACTTCTATTTCAAGAGGTTTTCCAACTCCGCAAGTCGTTAGAAACGGTGTAGGAAGTTTTACCTATACTACAATCGACCCTTCAAATTTAGAACGTATTGAGGTTATCAAAGGACCATCTGCAACACTTTTCGGAAGTACATTATCATCATTTGGTGGATTATTTAACCGTGTTACCAAAAAGCCTTTTGATACTTTTAAAGGTGAAGTCTCCTATTCTGCAGCAAGTTGGGATTTGAACCGACTGACATTTGATATTAATACACCACTAACGAAGACAAAACAGCTCTGTTTAGAATCAACACGGCTTTGCACAGTGAAAGAAGCTTTCAGGATGCAGGATTCAATAAAAACTTTTCAATTGCGCCAAGTTTCTCCTATGAAATCAATGATAGATTAA
- a CDS encoding sodium:solute symporter family protein has protein sequence MDIIDVSIIVAYILLSVGIGIWISRKASKGLDDYFLGGKTIKWYFLGLSNGSGMFDVSGTSWMIGVLFLYGVKSFMFMWLWPIWNQIFVMMFLAVWIRRSKVMTGSEWILTRFGNDKAGKASHIIVAIFAIISTIGFIAYFFEGIGKFITIILPWDLTLQYGDLILLTSERSYALIIIFLTTIYTVKGGMFSVVATEVVQYLIMIIASVLIAGYAFVNYTDIQINSVISEEWKNVFFGWQFETQWSEKFQTFNNLIDSEGYKMFGAFIGMTLFKGFFASVAGPTPSYDLQRILSTKSVKEAAYMSGFTNLILFIPRYLLITGIVVIALINLAPELNANTGLTGADLELLMPKVVNLYLPVGIKGLLLAGLLAAFMSGFSAFVNAGPAYIVNDIYKKYFKPVATNAHYIKVSQISSFIVVGLGVFMGFFADSINSLTLWITSALYGGYVAANFLKWIWWRFNGWGYFWGMFAGLIVASLQFVLGQYKGTFTEGSFLFDLAAVQAIYLFPVIFGFSILGCLLGTFLSKPTDMDVLRSFYTNVRPWGWWSPVYKTLKIEDQTFEKNNDFWKDMLNCVIGIVWQSSMILLPIFFVIRDYPKAIIALVVFLVTTTILKFTWLDKVRKIED, from the coding sequence ATGGATATCATTGACGTATCGATCATCGTAGCCTATATTCTGCTCTCAGTAGGAATAGGAATTTGGATTTCAAGAAAAGCATCAAAAGGATTAGATGATTATTTCCTTGGCGGAAAAACAATCAAATGGTATTTTTTAGGTTTGAGTAACGGATCAGGAATGTTTGATGTTTCAGGAACTTCCTGGATGATTGGAGTCCTGTTTTTATATGGAGTAAAAAGTTTCATGTTTATGTGGCTTTGGCCGATTTGGAATCAGATTTTTGTGATGATGTTCCTTGCGGTCTGGATCAGAAGATCAAAAGTAATGACTGGTTCTGAATGGATTTTAACCCGTTTTGGAAACGACAAAGCCGGAAAAGCATCTCATATTATTGTGGCCATTTTTGCCATAATTTCTACAATTGGTTTTATTGCTTACTTCTTTGAAGGAATTGGGAAATTCATAACTATTATTCTTCCCTGGGATTTAACGCTTCAGTATGGAGATTTAATTCTATTGACATCAGAGCGATCTTATGCTTTAATAATTATCTTTTTAACAACAATTTATACCGTTAAAGGCGGAATGTTTTCTGTAGTAGCTACAGAAGTGGTGCAATATCTAATTATGATTATTGCCAGTGTTTTGATCGCGGGTTATGCCTTTGTAAATTATACTGATATTCAGATCAACTCCGTAATCAGTGAAGAATGGAAAAATGTATTCTTCGGATGGCAGTTTGAAACCCAATGGAGTGAAAAGTTTCAGACTTTCAATAATTTAATTGATTCTGAAGGTTATAAAATGTTTGGCGCTTTTATCGGAATGACATTATTCAAAGGTTTTTTCGCCAGTGTTGCCGGACCAACACCAAGTTATGATTTACAAAGAATTCTGTCTACAAAATCGGTAAAAGAAGCGGCTTATATGAGTGGTTTTACGAATTTGATTTTGTTCATTCCAAGATATTTATTAATTACCGGAATTGTGGTAATTGCTTTGATAAACCTGGCACCAGAGCTAAATGCAAATACAGGTTTAACCGGAGCCGATTTAGAATTGCTAATGCCTAAAGTGGTGAACTTATATCTTCCTGTCGGAATAAAAGGACTTTTACTTGCCGGTTTATTGGCGGCATTTATGTCCGGGTTCTCTGCTTTTGTAAATGCAGGACCAGCTTATATTGTAAATGATATTTATAAAAAATACTTCAAACCGGTTGCCACAAACGCACATTATATAAAGGTGAGCCAGATTTCTTCTTTCATAGTTGTGGGTTTAGGTGTTTTTATGGGATTCTTTGCAGATTCTATTAATTCCTTAACCTTATGGATTACCAGCGCTTTGTACGGAGGTTATGTTGCAGCCAATTTTCTAAAATGGATTTGGTGGCGTTTTAATGGCTGGGGTTACTTCTGGGGAATGTTTGCAGGATTAATTGTAGCTTCTTTACAGTTTGTTTTAGGACAATACAAAGGAACTTTTACAGAAGGATCATTTTTGTTTGATTTGGCAGCTGTGCAGGCGATTTACTTATTTCCGGTGATATTTGGTTTCTCTATTTTGGGATGTCTTTTAGGAACTTTCTTAAGCAAACCAACAGACATGGATGTTTTAAGATCTTTCTACACCAATGTTAGACCTTGGGGCTGGTGGAGTCCGGTTTATAAAACATTAAAAATCGAAGATCAGACTTTCGAAAAAAATAATGATTTCTGGAAAGATATGCTGAATTGTGTTATCGGAATTGTGTGGCAATCCAGTATGATTTTGCTTCCGATTTTCTTCGTTATCAGAGATTATCCAAAAGCGATTATAGCGTTAGTAGTCTTTTTAGTGACTACAACAATCTTGAAATTTACATGGTTGGATAAAGTTCGGAAAATAGAGGATTAG
- a CDS encoding MFS transporter yields MRNLEENHKGFSTLLALALIPLSGFATDIYLPSLPAMAKDLNVTAGAIQLSLVFFMFSLGVSQIFIGSILDSFGRFKISIASLAVFSVTSFVIAFVPNIYVIYAMRIIQGIAIAFIVVSKRAYFVDLYSGDKLKSYISLFSIIWACAPIMAPFLGGYLQSLFGWRSNFYFLGGLSLLFLILELLYSGESLKYFHPFKLKSIAETYSVMLKTADFTLGIVILGICFGLVVIYNLVSPFIIERVFGYSAITTGYSSLLSGLSVMTGGIIAKSLIHKPLSKKVSIAVSVQLALVLLMIFTAQFESNIYTVIGFTMGLNVCGGFIFNIIYGYCLSRFSKNTGIASGLTGGATYMVSSVFSYGFVNLYAVKSQLLLGTANISLLFIMGFIFLVFNRYRSRNVIAATVRA; encoded by the coding sequence ATGAGAAATTTAGAAGAAAACCATAAAGGTTTCAGCACCCTTTTAGCCCTGGCACTTATTCCGCTATCCGGGTTTGCAACAGATATTTATTTACCATCACTTCCTGCCATGGCAAAAGACTTAAATGTAACAGCCGGGGCAATACAACTTTCATTAGTCTTTTTTATGTTCAGTTTGGGAGTAAGCCAGATTTTTATAGGAAGTATATTGGATAGTTTTGGGCGTTTTAAAATCAGTATTGCTTCACTGGCCGTATTTTCAGTAACGAGTTTTGTTATTGCTTTTGTGCCTAATATCTATGTTATATACGCCATGCGTATCATTCAGGGAATTGCAATTGCATTTATTGTAGTCTCGAAACGTGCTTATTTTGTCGATCTGTATTCAGGTGACAAATTAAAAAGCTATATCAGTTTATTTTCTATTATTTGGGCCTGCGCGCCAATTATGGCTCCGTTTTTAGGAGGTTATTTGCAAAGTTTGTTTGGCTGGAGATCTAATTTTTATTTCCTTGGCGGATTATCATTACTTTTTTTGATTCTGGAGCTTTTATATAGTGGAGAATCGTTAAAATATTTTCATCCGTTTAAATTAAAATCTATTGCGGAAACTTATTCAGTTATGTTAAAAACTGCCGACTTTACATTAGGAATCGTTATCCTTGGTATTTGTTTTGGCTTAGTAGTCATTTATAATTTAGTAAGCCCTTTTATTATTGAACGTGTATTTGGGTATTCAGCAATTACAACAGGTTATAGTTCTTTGTTGTCCGGTTTATCTGTTATGACAGGCGGTATCATTGCCAAATCTCTTATTCATAAACCTTTGTCAAAAAAAGTATCAATTGCGGTTTCTGTACAACTTGCGTTAGTTTTACTAATGATATTTACGGCACAGTTTGAAAGTAATATCTATACTGTAATTGGTTTTACAATGGGGCTGAATGTCTGTGGAGGTTTTATCTTTAATATTATTTACGGATACTGCTTAAGTCGTTTTTCAAAAAATACAGGTATAGCAAGCGGACTTACAGGTGGCGCTACTTATATGGTCAGCTCCGTCTTCAGCTATGGATTTGTTAATTTATATGCGGTTAAAAGTCAATTACTGCTTGGGACAGCAAACATTTCGTTACTATTTATTATGGGATTTATTTTTCTTGTTTTTAATAGATACAGATCGAGAAATGTTATAGCAGCGACTGTTAGAGCATAA